ACCTGTTCAGTGTGTGGCGAGGTGCATGAATCGCTGCCTCTGAGCTATAACGCTAAGATTCCAGACGCTTTAGGTGCGATTCCCGAAATGGAACGCGCCAGCCGAGCACAGTGGAATGCGGACCAGTGCGTTCTCGATGGCACGCGGTTCTTCCTTCGAGGCAGAATCCTACTGCCGATTACGGATGCGCCGCCGGAGCCGCTGGAGAAGGATGGGCCGAACTTCGTCTTCGGAGTCTGGGCTGAGCTGGACGAAGCGACCTTCCTGCGCGTTCACGAGAAGTGGTTCGATCCGCAGAGGGTCATGGAACCTTTTTACCCGGCGAGGATGCATACGTCGCTGTTTCTCTACCCGGAGACGCGAGGGCTGGAGCTGTTGCTCCAGACCAGGGCCGTCGGGCGGCGACCGCAT
This genomic stretch from Terriglobus saanensis SP1PR4 harbors:
- a CDS encoding DUF2199 domain-containing protein, which encodes MDRKFTCSVCGEVHESLPLSYNAKIPDALGAIPEMERASRAQWNADQCVLDGTRFFLRGRILLPITDAPPEPLEKDGPNFVFGVWAELDEATFLRVHEKWFDPQRVMEPFYPARMHTSLFLYPETRGLELLLQTRAVGRRPHITVRDAGHPLYREQRDGITMEQIQGFAERMLHRS